One genomic region from Metallosphaera tengchongensis encodes:
- the psmB gene encoding archaeal proteasome endopeptidase complex subunit beta, with product MEELPSTAVGLKVQDGIVLGAVRRLSYGGYVLSKSAKKVFPISRFGIGGAGLFGDLQALTRIMNANIKYYELYNNRPITTKAAAKLLSILLYQYKYMPFISEVLFGGVDEGKPNLFVLDPLGSLLDDLYAAVGSGARVAIGVLEAEYKESMNLAQGRELAIKSLRASAERDVTSGDGIDILSISLDQKIHTEFISS from the coding sequence ATGGAAGAGTTACCTTCTACCGCAGTAGGTCTAAAGGTTCAGGACGGTATAGTTTTAGGTGCAGTGAGAAGGCTAAGCTACGGAGGATATGTGCTAAGTAAATCTGCAAAGAAAGTTTTTCCTATCAGTAGATTCGGTATTGGTGGAGCAGGTCTTTTTGGGGATCTACAGGCCTTAACTAGAATAATGAATGCTAACATTAAATATTATGAATTATACAATAATAGACCAATTACAACAAAGGCTGCTGCAAAACTCCTTTCCATATTACTCTACCAATACAAGTACATGCCATTTATCTCAGAGGTTCTATTTGGTGGAGTAGATGAGGGTAAACCAAACCTATTTGTGCTAGATCCTCTTGGTTCTCTACTTGATGACTTATATGCAGCTGTTGGCTCTGGAGCTAGAGTGGCTATAGGAGTTTTAGAAGCTGAGTACAAGGAATCAATGAATTTGGCTCAGGGAAGGGAGTTGGCTATTAAATCACTAAGGGCCTCTGCCGAAAGGGATGTGACTTCAGGAGATGGTATTGATATTTTATCAATCTCGCTAGACCAGAAAATACATACTGAGTTTATCTCATCTTAA
- a CDS encoding TFIIB-type zinc ribbon-containing protein, which translates to MQQKCEICGSDNIIHDEKRGEVICSSCGTVLDRIYSYQFPPVDPDILTLKSPVDINENKQNTRLIKEFEYIFKSTKKVRKVRKIKIDLNHNVFGKLAHFKLYTEDSLIAMDMLKKNPNALAIYKYLSDNGVFSGMKFKNRVILAFYLLNNGDLNKIKDIIKDLHVDLSNLKKVSKRVSYDMRIRINELVMDNT; encoded by the coding sequence ATGCAACAGAAGTGTGAGATTTGCGGATCAGATAATATAATCCACGATGAAAAGAGAGGGGAGGTCATTTGCTCGAGTTGTGGGACAGTTTTGGATCGGATTTACTCATATCAATTTCCTCCCGTCGATCCAGATATTTTAACCCTTAAGAGCCCAGTTGATATAAATGAGAATAAACAGAATACAAGACTGATTAAGGAATTCGAATATATCTTTAAATCTACAAAGAAAGTTAGAAAAGTAAGAAAAATAAAGATAGATTTAAATCATAATGTATTTGGAAAACTAGCTCATTTCAAGCTATATACAGAGGATAGCTTGATAGCAATGGATATGTTAAAAAAGAACCCTAACGCTTTGGCGATATATAAGTATCTTAGTGACAACGGAGTATTCAGCGGAATGAAGTTTAAAAATAGGGTGATACTAGCTTTCTATTTATTGAATAATGGGGATTTAAATAAAATAAAAGATATTATTAAAGACTTACATGTAGATCTATCTAATCTCAAAAAGGTGTCAAAAAGAGTTTCCTACGACATGAGAATAAGGATCAATGAACTAGTTATGGACAATACTTGA
- a CDS encoding Lsm family RNA-binding protein, whose amino-acid sequence MSSTKRIMGDMNTLLDKTVIVKLSNGRSYSGLLSSYELNPFIIGLANAKDNENNVYYKVFINGLMISEVIVKSPPLFDVREFAEMLQKTLGLRQGDVKLYEEAGVITVMEKIKVSESGVEGSGPMAQRIYDLYNDYIAKKKKGDVK is encoded by the coding sequence ATGAGCAGTACAAAAAGGATCATGGGTGACATGAATACCTTGCTGGACAAGACCGTGATAGTAAAACTTAGCAATGGCCGGAGTTACTCAGGTCTCCTCTCCTCATACGAGCTGAACCCTTTTATAATCGGTTTAGCTAACGCAAAAGACAACGAAAATAATGTCTACTATAAGGTTTTTATAAACGGTCTTATGATATCTGAAGTTATCGTAAAATCTCCACCTTTGTTTGACGTTAGGGAATTTGCTGAGATGTTACAAAAGACTTTAGGATTAAGACAGGGTGACGTGAAATTATATGAGGAAGCCGGAGTCATAACTGTAATGGAGAAAATAAAGGTATCAGAGAGTGGAGTCGAAGGAAGCGGACCAATGGCCCAAAGAATTTATGATCTCTATAATGATTATATCGCAAAGAAGAAAAAAGGAGACGTTAAATGA
- the hisS gene encoding histidine--tRNA ligase, which yields MIDYEPVRGMEDYFDEKADIIRYVEKVFRETVEKSGYSEAITPIVEDFELFSIKGGEELRKTMYVFKDKANRELALRPEITPSIVRLYLKSLQHFPKPVRLFYIGRVYRYDEPQLGRYREFRQAGVELLGSDSILADIEIIHILENFYNNLGLKDKISIKLNNIGVYRHIFNVISLNENDQEHVLHLMDKGNLDEAEAILRPRLEGQPKLKELFFLLTNRSSPPKLEELIEFTDKNNIAQIKDEFLKLQLLTQVINSLNIRYELNFSFVRGLAYYTGPIFEVIKSDLPFSIAGGGRYDTLIEIYGGQRTPAVGFAIGIERTIHALSKDYHLPKPNVKVVVVMLDNSVVDFGIKVSSLLRQEGLVSVLGVKDLSLSKLVPYYAEQGFTHMVIIGKREKEEGKVTIRNLSTRDQKSLKIDELTKNIII from the coding sequence ATGATTGATTATGAACCTGTCAGAGGAATGGAGGACTATTTTGATGAAAAGGCAGATATCATAAGATATGTAGAAAAAGTATTTAGAGAAACTGTAGAAAAATCCGGCTACAGCGAAGCCATTACGCCCATTGTTGAGGATTTTGAATTATTTTCGATAAAGGGTGGGGAAGAGCTTAGAAAGACAATGTACGTATTTAAAGACAAGGCAAATAGGGAATTAGCTCTCAGACCTGAAATAACACCGAGTATCGTGAGACTATATTTAAAATCCTTACAGCATTTCCCTAAACCTGTTAGACTCTTTTATATAGGCAGAGTTTACAGATATGATGAACCACAACTGGGAAGATATAGGGAATTTAGGCAAGCAGGTGTGGAACTCCTTGGATCAGACTCAATTTTAGCTGATATAGAAATTATTCATATCCTAGAAAATTTTTACAATAATCTCGGATTAAAAGATAAAATTTCTATTAAACTCAATAATATTGGGGTTTATAGACATATATTTAATGTAATCTCTCTCAACGAAAATGATCAGGAACACGTACTTCATTTAATGGATAAGGGTAATCTAGATGAGGCCGAGGCCATTCTTAGACCTAGATTGGAGGGTCAGCCTAAGCTCAAAGAATTGTTTTTCTTACTGACAAACAGAAGTTCTCCACCAAAACTAGAAGAGCTAATAGAATTTACAGATAAAAATAATATAGCACAAATAAAGGATGAGTTCTTAAAGTTACAGCTCTTAACGCAAGTGATAAACTCACTTAATATTAGATACGAACTTAATTTTTCATTTGTAAGAGGATTGGCGTATTATACTGGTCCTATTTTTGAGGTAATCAAGAGCGATTTACCTTTTAGTATCGCGGGTGGAGGTAGGTATGATACACTAATTGAGATTTATGGAGGGCAAAGAACTCCTGCTGTTGGATTTGCGATAGGAATAGAACGAACTATACACGCCTTGTCTAAAGATTATCATTTACCTAAGCCAAACGTTAAGGTAGTGGTGGTTATGCTAGATAACTCTGTGGTAGATTTCGGAATTAAGGTCTCTTCCTTATTAAGACAGGAGGGTTTGGTTTCAGTTCTTGGCGTAAAAGATCTCTCCCTCTCAAAGTTAGTTCCGTACTATGCTGAACAAGGCTTTACCCACATGGTAATTATAGGCAAAAGGGAAAAGGAAGAGGGAAAAGTCACCATAAGAAATCTTTCCACTAGAGATCAAAAAAGTCTAAAGATAGACGAATTAACAAAAAATATTATAATATAA
- a CDS encoding DNA-directed RNA polymerase subunit G, whose amino-acid sequence MPDTFIYSEECVVRSIEKGQLRDLLIVNLDCNNLSMNLDMISSINTLNVNEKVNVIFSASKPEFGVDDFCAHGYVVTEKRKKIENEENFVTIISFFGPLLRISSKTSFLERYKLNIMDHIYFCIKKQSVVVLSK is encoded by the coding sequence TTGCCAGATACGTTCATATATTCAGAAGAATGCGTTGTAAGGTCTATAGAAAAGGGCCAACTAAGAGATTTACTTATAGTTAACCTAGACTGCAACAACCTATCAATGAATTTAGATATGATATCGTCCATTAATACTCTGAACGTCAATGAGAAAGTTAATGTGATCTTTTCTGCTAGTAAACCAGAATTCGGGGTCGATGATTTCTGCGCCCATGGTTACGTGGTAACTGAAAAAAGGAAAAAAATAGAGAATGAGGAAAATTTTGTGACAATAATTTCTTTCTTCGGCCCTTTATTACGAATTTCATCTAAAACTAGTTTTCTGGAACGGTATAAACTAAATATCATGGATCACATTTACTTCTGTATAAAGAAACAGTCAGTAGTAGTTCTTTCAAAATGA
- a CDS encoding ribonuclease BN has protein sequence MESSQLGNIAERIFEGDTDTVLDSIRQMLNFDNMIWNKLVVYLDLRMKGKKVSFLNLGSSLGISDKSNKLNAIVFTISENENIDLNKVIEVLSFAKTMRIEALMAIVDKYGDITYYNLEEISLHK, from the coding sequence ATGGAAAGTAGCCAGTTAGGCAACATAGCGGAAAGAATATTCGAAGGCGACACTGATACTGTTCTTGATAGCATAAGGCAAATGCTTAATTTTGACAATATGATATGGAACAAATTAGTTGTATATTTGGATTTAAGAATGAAGGGCAAGAAGGTATCTTTTCTTAACCTTGGATCAAGCCTAGGAATTAGCGATAAGTCAAACAAGCTTAATGCCATTGTTTTCACTATATCAGAAAATGAAAACATCGATTTAAATAAAGTAATAGAGGTGCTTAGCTTTGCTAAGACAATGAGAATTGAGGCATTGATGGCAATTGTGGATAAGTATGGAGATATAACATATTATAACCTTGAAGAGATCAGCTTACACAAGTGA
- the tgtA gene encoding tRNA guanosine(15) transglycosylase TgtA: protein MGDFETKDEDLAGRIGLLETKTGKLETPAFFPVINPSRNDITVEEIKNLGFKNFITNAFILKKNNLIPDKIHQIYGKDSIIMLDSGAYQILEYGEIEISNREIVTYEASIEPDIGVFLDVPTGDIDDWDEAKRTVDLTIARGKEVLDIVKENQNVIWVHPIQGGSFLDLVEHSARQADANSEFSMLALGSPTVLMERYKYATLTKAIYAAKRNVSRGKVFHLFGGGVPHLIPFAVALGVDSFDSASYAIFARDGRYLTRERTYRLDDLDYFPCSCPVCSRYDPKELMEMEDKQRTKLLALHNLWKIKEEINYVKQAIKEGRLFEYIQQKAYSHPALYSAFREIIKMSEYLEKYDPRVKGEIKGIMLFDHNSAARPELLRHSNYISKLRTKKQKALVICADKLSSPFISDPKVKSIRAKNEKDYDIYVALPFYGIVPVMPSESFPMAQFEMPESIDEETINNTIAFIKKFIETKNYKEVKFQECEKSILSHVMSIYSGFG, encoded by the coding sequence ATTGGAGATTTTGAAACAAAGGATGAGGATCTAGCTGGCAGGATTGGATTGTTAGAGACCAAGACCGGTAAACTCGAAACCCCCGCATTTTTCCCAGTTATTAATCCCTCAAGAAACGACATCACTGTTGAGGAAATTAAAAATTTAGGATTTAAAAATTTTATCACTAATGCATTCATTTTAAAAAAGAATAATTTGATTCCTGATAAGATTCACCAGATATATGGAAAGGATTCAATAATTATGCTTGATTCTGGTGCATATCAGATTCTGGAGTACGGAGAAATAGAAATTTCGAACAGAGAAATTGTTACATATGAAGCCAGTATAGAGCCTGACATAGGGGTCTTTCTTGACGTTCCGACAGGTGATATTGATGATTGGGATGAAGCCAAAAGAACTGTGGACTTAACAATAGCTAGAGGCAAAGAAGTCTTGGACATCGTAAAGGAAAATCAGAATGTAATTTGGGTACATCCAATTCAAGGAGGTTCATTTCTAGATCTTGTTGAACATTCTGCAAGACAGGCCGATGCTAATTCTGAGTTTTCTATGCTAGCCCTAGGAAGTCCTACAGTTTTAATGGAGAGATATAAATACGCAACCTTAACGAAAGCCATCTACGCTGCCAAAAGAAATGTGAGTAGAGGGAAGGTATTCCATCTCTTTGGAGGAGGCGTTCCGCACTTGATTCCCTTTGCAGTAGCGTTGGGCGTAGACAGCTTCGATTCAGCATCATATGCTATTTTCGCTCGAGATGGAAGATACCTCACAAGGGAGAGGACATATAGGTTGGATGATTTGGATTACTTCCCCTGTAGCTGTCCCGTATGTTCTAGATATGACCCCAAAGAGCTAATGGAGATGGAGGATAAACAGAGAACTAAGCTTCTTGCTCTACATAACCTTTGGAAAATAAAGGAAGAAATCAATTACGTAAAGCAAGCTATAAAGGAAGGAAGATTATTTGAATACATACAACAAAAAGCTTACTCTCATCCTGCACTATACTCAGCTTTCAGGGAAATAATAAAGATGTCGGAGTACTTAGAAAAATACGATCCAAGGGTTAAGGGGGAAATAAAGGGAATAATGTTATTTGATCATAATTCAGCCGCAAGACCTGAGTTGCTAAGGCATTCAAATTATATTTCAAAATTGCGCACAAAAAAACAAAAAGCTCTAGTGATCTGTGCAGATAAATTAAGTAGTCCATTTATCTCCGATCCAAAGGTTAAATCAATACGGGCTAAAAACGAAAAGGACTATGACATTTATGTAGCGTTGCCTTTCTATGGAATAGTTCCTGTGATGCCATCAGAGAGCTTTCCAATGGCTCAATTCGAAATGCCGGAAAGTATAGACGAGGAGACCATAAATAATACAATTGCGTTCATAAAGAAGTTCATTGAAACTAAAAATTACAAGGAGGTAAAGTTCCAGGAGTGTGAGAAATCTATTTTATCACATGTAATGTCTATCTACTCCGGATTTGGATAA